A section of the Caballeronia sp. M1242 genome encodes:
- a CDS encoding carbohydrate kinase family protein: MATLICGSLAYDNIMTFQGRFGDHILPDQVHMLNISFLVPTMRRNFGGCAGNIAYALKLLGGDAKIMATLGEADAQLYIDRLDALGLSKEYVRVLPGQHSAQCFITTDLANNQITAFHPGAMMESHLNRADEAQGITLGIVAPDGADGMREHAKQFAVAGVPFIFDPGQGLPILEGVELCRMIELATYVTVNDYEAKLLSNKTGWSIEDIKSRVEALVVTRGEHGAQIYHEDGVMDVPAVKARQVVDPTGCGDAFRGGLLYGIENKLGWEKTGRLASLMGALKIEHQGPQTYAPTRAEIEERFKQAFGSSLS, encoded by the coding sequence TTGGCTACGCTTATCTGCGGCTCGCTCGCCTACGACAACATCATGACCTTCCAGGGCCGCTTCGGCGACCACATCTTGCCGGACCAGGTGCACATGCTGAACATCAGCTTCCTGGTGCCGACGATGCGGCGCAACTTCGGCGGCTGCGCGGGCAACATCGCGTATGCGCTGAAGCTGCTCGGCGGCGATGCGAAGATCATGGCGACGCTCGGCGAAGCGGACGCGCAGCTCTATATCGACCGGCTCGACGCGCTCGGATTGTCGAAGGAATACGTGCGCGTGCTGCCCGGCCAGCATTCGGCGCAATGCTTCATCACGACCGACCTCGCGAACAATCAGATCACCGCCTTCCACCCCGGCGCGATGATGGAATCGCACCTGAACCGCGCCGACGAAGCGCAGGGCATTACGCTCGGCATCGTGGCGCCGGACGGCGCGGATGGCATGCGCGAACACGCCAAGCAGTTTGCGGTGGCGGGCGTGCCGTTCATCTTCGATCCGGGTCAGGGTTTGCCCATTCTTGAAGGTGTAGAGCTTTGTCGCATGATTGAACTTGCCACATACGTGACGGTCAACGATTACGAAGCCAAGTTGTTGAGCAACAAGACCGGCTGGTCGATCGAAGACATCAAGAGCCGGGTCGAGGCGCTGGTCGTCACGCGCGGCGAACACGGCGCGCAGATCTATCATGAAGATGGCGTGATGGACGTGCCGGCCGTGAAGGCGCGGCAAGTGGTGGACCCAACCGGTTGCGGCGACGCATTTCGCGGCGGCCTGTTGTACGGCATCGAGAACAAGCTTGGCTGGGAAAAGACGGGGCGTCTCGCGAGTCTGATGGGTGCGTTGAAGATCGAGCATCAGGGCCCGCAAACTTATGCGCCGACGCGCGCCGAAATCGAAGAGCGTTTCAAGCAGGCATTCGGAAGCAGCCTGTCGTGA
- a CDS encoding histone H1-like DNA-binding protein — translation MAVAKKKPAAKKAAAKKAPAKKAAAPAKKVAAKKVAAKKVAAKKVAVKKVAAKKAAPAKKAAAKKVATKKVAAKKAPAKKAAAKKVATKKVATKKAAAKKAPAKKAAAKKAPAKKAAAKKAPAKKAAAKKAAAKKAPAKKAPAKKASAKTAAAPAAPAASAPAPAAKKAEPAAKKAPAKKAAAAKKTTAAAPATTATTVSTPAPAAPATAVKTALNPAAAWPFPTGSRP, via the coding sequence ATGGCAGTTGCCAAGAAGAAACCCGCCGCGAAAAAAGCTGCAGCAAAGAAAGCCCCCGCCAAGAAAGCCGCCGCACCGGCGAAGAAGGTAGCAGCGAAGAAGGTCGCCGCGAAGAAGGTTGCAGCCAAGAAAGTCGCCGTGAAGAAGGTCGCGGCGAAGAAGGCTGCGCCGGCCAAGAAGGCAGCAGCAAAGAAGGTCGCAACGAAGAAGGTAGCGGCCAAGAAGGCGCCCGCGAAGAAAGCCGCAGCGAAGAAGGTTGCCACCAAGAAGGTAGCCACGAAGAAGGCCGCAGCCAAGAAGGCGCCTGCGAAGAAGGCCGCCGCGAAGAAGGCGCCTGCGAAGAAGGCCGCCGCCAAGAAGGCGCCCGCGAAGAAAGCGGCGGCGAAGAAGGCCGCTGCGAAGAAAGCGCCCGCGAAGAAGGCTCCTGCGAAGAAGGCGTCGGCGAAAACCGCCGCTGCTCCCGCTGCGCCTGCTGCTTCCGCGCCTGCTCCCGCAGCGAAGAAAGCCGAGCCTGCTGCGAAGAAGGCGCCGGCCAAGAAGGCTGCTGCTGCAAAGAAGACGACGGCTGCCGCTCCCGCAACGACGGCTACCACGGTGTCGACGCCCGCTCCGGCGGCTCCGGCCACTGCGGTCAAGACGGCGCTGAACCCGGCGGCGGCATGGCCGTTCCCGACGGGCAGCCGTCCGTAA